One window from the genome of Nicotiana sylvestris chromosome 9, ASM39365v2, whole genome shotgun sequence encodes:
- the LOC138878191 gene encoding uncharacterized protein, producing MRLEFPNEPVVEWKGDNVMPKGRFISYLKVAKMINKGCIYHLVWVTDTDEAPTLESMLFVNEFPNVFPDELSGIPPNRQIDFGIDVMSGMQLISIPPREDYADHIKAVLQTFHQQQLYAKFTKCEFWLESVTFWVMLSPEKELRKFLEGFSTLASPLTKLLQKAVKFQWSAACEMSFQELKSRLTSVAILTLPEGVDWFVV from the exons ATGAGGCTTGAATTTCCAAATGAACCAGTTGTCGAGTGGAAGGGGGATAATGTGATGCCGAAGGgtaggtttatttcttaccttaaggtcGCGAAGATGATTAACAAGGGGTGTATCTACCATTTGGTCTGGGTTACGGACACCGACGAGGCACCTACACTTGAGTCGATGCTATTTGTGAATGAATTCCCAAATGTCTTCCCGGATGAGCTCTCTGGGATCCCACCTAACAGGcagattgattttgggattgaTGTGATGTCAGGAATGCAACttatatctattccacc TCGAGAGGACTATGCCGATCACATCAAGGCAGTTCTACAGACTTTTCATCAGCAACAATTGTATGCAAAGTTtacgaaatgtgaattttggcttgaatctgttaCATTTTGGGTCATGTTGTCTCCAGAGAAGGAATTAAG GAAGTTTttggaggggttttctactcttgcctctccattgactaagtTGCTACaaaaagcagttaagttccaatggtccgcTGCTTGTGAAATGAGCTTCCAGGagttgaaatcaagattgacttcGGTGGCGATATTAACCCTGCCAGAGGGTGTAGATTGGTTTGTGGTATAA